AGCTACCGCTACCAAAGAAGTGATCAATGATTTAAAAAGACTTCTAAAAGTAGAGACCAATCACACGGTCGTAACTGGATTCGCAAGGGAAAACCTGAGTTTCAAAATCATTAAAGGTACGGATAAAAAAGATTACATGTTGAATTATATACGAAAAAACATTGATGAATCAGGGATTATTTACACACCAACTCGTAAAATTACCGATCAAATCCATTCGTTTTTAATCAGTAAAGGAATTCAAGCTGGACGATATCATGCTGGGCTGACTGAGGAAGAGCGTCAAGAGGCACAAGTGACATTTGCATCAGACGACACAAAGGTGATGGTCGCAACTAATGCGTTTGGAATGGGGATAGATAAATCAAATGTGCGATTTGTGATTCATCATTCGCTTCCAATGAACATTGAATCCTACTATCAAGAAGCTGGTCGTGCTGGTCGGGATGGTGTAGATAGTGATTGTCACTTGCTATATTCGGCTCAAGATATTCAACTGCAAAAATTCTTAATTGAGAACTCTTCGCTGGATGAAGAATTGAAAAGGAATGAATACAATAAGCTTCAATCGATGATTACTTATTGCCATACTAGCCAGTGTTTGCAAAGCTATATTTTAGAATACTTTGGCGACGAACAAGAATTTTCTGAATGCGGCAATTGTAGTAATTGCCTTGATGATGGATATAAGGAGGATATGACGAAAGAAGCTCAAATGATTTTGTCTTGTGTAAAGCGAATGGGGGAACGATTTGGGGTAACCCTCACAGCTAAGGTTTTAAAGGGGTCAAAAAGCCAAAAAATTATCGATTTCAATTTTCATCACCTTTCCACTTATGGACTATTGAAGCAATATACCGAAAAAGAAATTATCCATATCATAAACTATCTGGTGGCAGACAGCTATTTAGCAATTACAGATGCTCAGTTTCCAGTACTAAAACTAACTCCCCGCTCGATTAACATCCTGAAAGATCAAGAAAAGGTTTGGATGAAAGTCCGTGATGAAAAACGAGAAGTTTCATCAAGTTATTCGGAAGAATTATTCCAAATTTTAAGGGGGTTAAGAAAATCAATCGCCAGTGATCATGGCTTGCCTCCATATCTTGTCTTTTCTGATGCAACACTAAAAGATATGGCTCGCCGTATACCTGACACCAAATCCTCCATGCTTCAGGTGAAAGGTGTTGGTGAGAAGAAATATGACCAATTTGGAGAGGAATTTCTAACTGAGCTAAAGAAGTTCCGCGAAGAACACAGCGATGAAATAAAAGTTGATGAAAATACCAATGACGTTTCAACCATCTCCAAAAAGAATAATGAATACGGTGATAAACCAGGCTTTGTCATCTCATACGATTTATTTCAAAACGGTAAGAGCATCAAAGAAATCGCAACTGAACGCGAACTCTCTTCCATAACAATTGAGAATCACTTATTTAAGGCCAACAAGGAAGGGCACAAACTTGAACTAGATAAATTTTTCACTGATGAAATCGAAAAACAGGTATTACAACAATTAGAGGAGTCCGACCAATCGGAGGTCAAACTGAAGCCTATTAAAGAACGTCTTCCAGATGATATCAGCTACACGATCATCAGAGCAGTTTTGACGAAACATGGAGTACTTTAAGCTAAAGTTCTCACGGAACACTTACCGATTAACTTTTTGACTTGGCGTTGTGATAGTTTGTTGTTGATAAAGAAAAATAGCTCGCTTTCCGCGGGCAACGTCTCAGCCTCCTCGAAAGCTACGCTTTCTGCGGGGTCTTCAACTGTTGCTTTTCCCGCAGGAGTCTCACCATTTTTTCTTTATCAACGCTAAATATTAAAACCGAACTTAACAGCGCCTTGACTTAAAAACCTATTCGCAATTTTTCACGAAATCCTATAAACTTTTGTATGGAAGAGTAATTCAAGATGAACTAGAGGAACGATAAAAAATGGAACACTCATTACTACAATTTGAAAAACTGAGACTGATTGATCATAGCGATCCAGATGAAGCTGAAATCCTGAATTCATTTGCCGCAGACGATACACTTTGCCTCGCTGCGAGTGAAAGTGATGAGTCAGCCATGCGCTTTTGGGTACATCGCCCAACAGTTGTGCTTGGAATCCCTGACAGCAGGCTCCCTTTTATAGTTAAAGGGCTTTCGTATCTGGTCGATCACTCATACGACACGATCATTCGTAACTCTGGTGGACTAGCCGTGGTTTTAGATGAAGGTATACTTAATGTCTCGCTCGTTTTCCCTGATTATAAAAAATACGACATACATGACGGATACGAAGCGATGGTTGAATTCATTCAATGGCTCTTCAAAGAGTACAAATCTTCCATTGAAGCATACGAAATCGAAACCTCTTACTGCCCAGGAACTTATGATTTGAGTATTGGTGGGAAAAAGTTCGCTGGTATTTCCCAACGGAGGGTAAAGAATGCATCCGCTGTACAAGTCTACTTATGCGTGGAGGGTGACGGAGCTGAGCGCGCTCGTCTTTTAAAAGAATTCTACGAGCGATCTATTAAAGGTGAATCCACAAAATTCACTTATCCGGAAGTTGACCCTGATGTGATGCAATCATTGGAGCAATTGTTGCAGACCCCTTTGACGGTCGAACAAGTGATGAAAATGATCACTGATAAACTGACCGAACATGGGGTACAAGTGGATCATCGACCTTTTAATCACCAAGAGCTCGAATGGTTCGAATCTAGACAGAAATTAATGGAAGACCGTAATAACAAAATCAAGTCATCAACCGACGACACAAAACGTTCATGACTGTTTCTTTTAAACGTCTTAGCCCCTTGTGTTATAGTGGTAGTGGT
Above is a window of Halalkalibacillus sediminis DNA encoding:
- the recQ gene encoding DNA helicase RecQ → MLNQALDKLNEYFGYSSFRPGQEEVINHILHKNNTLAIMPTGGGKSLCYQIPSLVLDGTAIIISPLISLMKDQVDALQTVGVSATYINSSLHTSEQQSRLNGMVDGQYKILYVAPERFESVSFIRSIEKIDISLIAFDEAHCVSQWGHDFRPSYRSVVPTIQKLQMSPPLIALTATATKEVINDLKRLLKVETNHTVVTGFARENLSFKIIKGTDKKDYMLNYIRKNIDESGIIYTPTRKITDQIHSFLISKGIQAGRYHAGLTEEERQEAQVTFASDDTKVMVATNAFGMGIDKSNVRFVIHHSLPMNIESYYQEAGRAGRDGVDSDCHLLYSAQDIQLQKFLIENSSLDEELKRNEYNKLQSMITYCHTSQCLQSYILEYFGDEQEFSECGNCSNCLDDGYKEDMTKEAQMILSCVKRMGERFGVTLTAKVLKGSKSQKIIDFNFHHLSTYGLLKQYTEKEIIHIINYLVADSYLAITDAQFPVLKLTPRSINILKDQEKVWMKVRDEKREVSSSYSEELFQILRGLRKSIASDHGLPPYLVFSDATLKDMARRIPDTKSSMLQVKGVGEKKYDQFGEEFLTELKKFREEHSDEIKVDENTNDVSTISKKNNEYGDKPGFVISYDLFQNGKSIKEIATERELSSITIENHLFKANKEGHKLELDKFFTDEIEKQVLQQLEESDQSEVKLKPIKERLPDDISYTIIRAVLTKHGVL
- a CDS encoding lipoate--protein ligase family protein, giving the protein MEHSLLQFEKLRLIDHSDPDEAEILNSFAADDTLCLAASESDESAMRFWVHRPTVVLGIPDSRLPFIVKGLSYLVDHSYDTIIRNSGGLAVVLDEGILNVSLVFPDYKKYDIHDGYEAMVEFIQWLFKEYKSSIEAYEIETSYCPGTYDLSIGGKKFAGISQRRVKNASAVQVYLCVEGDGAERARLLKEFYERSIKGESTKFTYPEVDPDVMQSLEQLLQTPLTVEQVMKMITDKLTEHGVQVDHRPFNHQELEWFESRQKLMEDRNNKIKSSTDDTKRS